The Coffea eugenioides isolate CCC68of chromosome 8, Ceug_1.0, whole genome shotgun sequence genome has a segment encoding these proteins:
- the LOC113780486 gene encoding uncharacterized protein LOC113780486 — protein MEIQEGLAAAQISTFTETLEKTHRLESARMQVRDFHSKKRNISSYTSGQASKSAPPSKMGRRTGGGRTVRDSRGVLSRGGRSGPVQARGVPSSSLAVTPQVNCGYCSKPNHSENDCWRKLGKCLFCGSVEHQLASCPTAPRVGGSSQRPEKLISKQTSIGESRPMVPARIYALDYQQIPDATEVVEDTIPIFYRLVKILIDPGATHSLVYPNFMSGIDLKPIKLPYDLEVKMPIGDQNLIANLVYRHCEI, from the coding sequence ATGGAGATTCAGGAGGGTctggctgcagcccaaatctctacatttactgaaACTTTGGAGAAAACACATAGACTTGAGAGCGCAAGGATGCAAGTTAGGGACTTTCACTCTAAGAAGAGAAATATTTCTAGTTATACTTCTGGTCAGGCTAGTAAGAGTGCCCCGCCTTCCAAGATGGGAAGAAGAACGGGAGGAGGGAGAACCGTTCGAGATTCAAGGGGAGTTTTATccagaggaggtcgtagtgggcCGGTTCAAGCGCGGGGAGTGCCTTCTAGTAGTCTGGCGGTAACCCCTCAAGTCAACTGTGGTTACTGTAGCAAACCAAATCAttcggagaatgattgttggagaaagttgGGAAAGTGTTTGTTCTGTGGTAGTGTCGAGCACCAACTCGCGAGTTGTCCGACGGCGCCAAGAGTAGGAGGTAGTAGTCAAAGGCCAGAAAAGTTAATTTCTAAGCAGACTAGTATTGGAGAAAGTCGACCAATGGTACCTGCTAGGATTTATGCATTGGACTACCAACAGATCCCCGATGCTACTGAGGTGGTTGAAGatacgatccctattttttaCCGTTTAgttaagattttaattgatccgggtgcaacacATTCTTTAGTATACCCCAATTTCATGAGTGGTATAGATCTGAAACCAATTAAATTACCTTATGATTTGGAGGTTAAAATGCCTATTGGGGATCAAAATTTAATCGCTAATTTGGTTTATAGACATTGTGAGATCTAA